ggagagttggcttagtggttagagcactgactgctcttccagaggtcctgagttcaaatcccagcaaccacatggaggctcaaaACCacataatgggatccgatgccctcttctggtgtgtctgaagatagctacagtgtacttatatataaataaaaataaataaatctttttttttctttttttcggagctggggaccgaacccagggccttgtgcttgctaggcaagcactctaccactgagctaaatccccaaccccataaatctttttttaaaaaagaaaggaaggaaagagaaaaagagtagACAGTACCCTAGCAGTTATACTTGCAATGAACTGCTGTCTTCCACACCGTGCATGCACTCTctcacacacgtgcatgcacactgATCTATTTTCAGTCTTTACCTTGCCATGTCCTCACCAAGGACTGATGGGATGAAAGCCAGGATAATCCCCCAGGGTCACTTGGAACACAGCCAGCATTGCCACAGGCCCTGCCAGTTTCCCTGCCTCTCAGACATGATGTCTGAGTTTGTCTACTAGTCCAGGACCTGCCATCAGTTGGCCATGCTGCCTTCTCACAGAAGCACAGACTTCCCCCGTGGGATCCAGACCCTGGTTCAAAGGTGTCAGTACCTGGTTAGCCTAAGAGCCCCACAGACAATGTCTGGGCTCTGTGAGAAGCATCCCAACTACTACACACCCTGGAAACCCTAAGCCAAGTGTGTCTGAGAGCACAGATGGAGAGTTTGTTCAGGTAGGTCCTCTGACAAGATGGCAGCCATGTTACCCTTGTCCCTTCCCAGCATCAGAGCGTCCCAAGGGTAGAGCCATGGTCTAGAGTCTGAGCTGAAGTGCAGTGAAGGTGGCCTTCTCTTTGTAATCAGAGACATTAGTTGGATATTGTTTATGATCATGATAGGGAAGAAAAACCATGGAGTTAGACCCTGGAAACAGGCCACCAGCGGCTGGACCTTCTTATTCTTGCAAAAGGTTCATCCTGTGCACATAAGACCACTTCATTGTCTCAGAGCATGGACCcttgatttttcattttcattttgtaaaacAGGGCCTTAatctctcaatcctcctgcctcagcttcccaagtacagTAATTGCTGGCATGCACCACGATGCCTGCCTTTGGGCCTCTGTTGGCTTTATTATTCATTGTTGATCAAGAGACTTTGAAAGTCTGAGACAGATGTTAACGTgctagaaaaacagaaaaaagatttAAGGGTACTGCTTTCATTGCTGTTCAGGGTACTGGCTGGCCTCACTGGCAAGTTAGTGTTCTTAGCTCAGTGGTCTTCAGAGACTGTCAAAAATCTCTGAATGGACATACATGTGGGTCCTCCCTAAAGAGTTAAACATACACCTCAGGCTGCCACCCAGTGTGCAtgagcatctgtctgtctgtccgtccatctgtctgtccctgtataCCTCTGGGTCCCTCTGACTCTGAGATCTGAGTCTCTGTGTtgttctttgtgtctgtctccttCTATCTCTCCATCTATGTGCCTGCATCTATTTCCTTCAACATGTGTATACGCATgcacctgtctgtctgttgtctgtgttcatgtgttcacacacatctgtctgtgtgtgtctgttgccaCCCTCCTCCAAGTGCATGACAGTGTGATCCAAGCTGCCTAGGTATGAACCCCTGGTGGGTCAGCCCTGTCGCTGCTTGAGAGAGAACAGGGCTGGTCTGAGGTAGCCACTGAGGAAGCCTAGTTGGGCCCAAGGTTAGCTAGGCTCACATTAGCCAGGAGGCACTTGGTTTCTGTGGTTTACTGGCTCCTTTCATCTGGCAGATTTCAGGAGAGAAGAGACCCTCAACAGACCCAGGCAAAAAGGCCAAAAatccaaagaagaagaagaagaaggatccCAATGAGCCACAGAAGCCAGTGTCGGCCTACGCTCTCTTCTTCAGAGACACTCAGGCTGCCATCAAGGGGCAGAACCCCAGTGCCACCTTTGGGGATGTTTCCAAAATTGTGGCCTCCATGTGGGACAGCCTGGGAGAAGAGCAGAAACAGGTGAGCCTTGGTCCTCTTCTGAATTTTCCCTGACTTTGGGCCCTGGAACTAAGGGTGTAATGTCAGACTCAGCCTCTGGGACTAGAGGCTTCTGCAGGGAGCTCTCtgctttgtttgcttgtctgtaaACTAGGAGACAGAGTTCCTTCCATCCATGATGACTTCCAGTACTGCCTTCACTGGGCCCCTGCTTTTCCATCCATAAAGCAGGGAGCATCTCCATCCACACTCAGCGGGCCTGTCAACTCTGACCTTTCTGGCCGTGTGACCTCTGAAGGCCTCCAGGTGGCAGGGAGCAGAGCTAGCTCATGCAGTGGGAAATACATTACCAGCTACTCACCCCAGACTGACCACGTGGAGACCTTGCTTCCCTGTCTACTGACTGCCATGCTTAGAGCATGCCTAGACTAAGCACCATGAagatccctctctctatctcctcATTTCATCCTTACAACACTCCAGAGGGTCACCatctatcttagtcagggtttctattccagcacaaaacatcatgaccaagaagcaagttggggaggaaagggtttattcagcttacacttccacactgctgttcatcaccaaaggaagtcaggactggaactcacacaggacaggaacttggaggcaggagctgatgcagaggccatggagggtgctgcttactaaattgcttcccctggcttgctcagcttgctttcttatagaacccaggaccaccagcccagggatggcaccacccaccatggaccctcccacccttgatcactaactgagaaaatgccttacagctggatctcatggaggcatttcctcaagggaggttcctttctctgtgataactccagcatgtgtcaagttgacataaccacaaaaccagccagtacagcatcCATTGCCTCTTTGGATAGGAAGAGAGGGAGGCAACAAGAGGCTAAGTAACTCACTAAGGTACCCTCTGTAAGAGTAGCATCAGGATTTGTTCAGACCTGTGGAACTGGGAAAGTCCACTGGGATGCTGGGATAAGAGCTAGAAGCCCAATAAGCAGATGGGTAAATGTGGGTCATGGGGATGCAtgggggtgtcttagttagggttttatttctgtgaatagacaccatgaccaaggcaactcttatgaaggcaaacatttaattggggctggcttacagttttagtggttcagtcatcatggtgggaagcatggcagtgtgcagacagacatggtgcaggaggagctgagagttctacctcatGATCGGAAGACATTCAGGAAGAGACTGGATTTTTTTCATACTGTAGCTTGagcatttaagacctcaaagccctgaTGTTGATGTGatacactttctctaacaaggccacacctcctccaataaggccacacctcctaatagtaccactccctgtggtgcaagcattcaaatgcatgagtctctgggagccaaacctattcaaactatGAGAGGGGgcaaaaggagaggaaaggacacAGCTCTGGAATGGGCTCCTTTAAGTCTCCATGGTGAGACCTAAGGCTGAGCTCCGCAGGAGCAGAGCCTTGTGCTGGAGGCTACCTGCAGACTAAGTTCTGAAGGGAGTGACAAGCACTTGATAGTGGGACTTCAGGGGAACCGAACACTGATGGTGAGGCCTCACACAGTGTGACAGAGCTAGAGAGGTGGACAGGGGCCAAGCAGGCTTTTGAGGACAGGAGTGAAGTGCTCACCATGCCAGCAGAGGGAACCACTGAAGTTTTGCACAGAGGGCGCCAGTTCAGTtgcaggcagggagggaaagagggtaaCATGGCAGGTCCAAACCTGACAGGAGAAACCAGAGACTGGGAACAGGCAGATTGGAACGTGGGGATTCTGACTTTGTGTGGGGAGTGGAGATGCTGTCCACGGGTGTGGGCAGCACAGAACAGTAACCAGCTGGGACCAGAGACACGGATCGTGGATGTGAGTGAGGTGCATTCTTTACCCTAGCTGGGTAGAGATTTGGTGGACCCGTCTAGGGCAGGTGGTTTAAGAGATAGTCTAAGACCTGCTAGAAAAAAGTGGAACACGGGACAGCAGAAGGCAGAAGACGCTGTCAGAGAATTCCCACTGTGGGTGATAGGAACTCTGGAGCCAACACAGACCTTGTCTTTGACAACCCATCTGAGCTACACGGGTGCTGGATGACTTCTAGCTTTGTTAGCCATTGGTTGGGAGCTGTTCCAGGGGAGAATGATCCTCCCAAATTTCTGGTCTTAGTCCTGTGACAGATCAGGATCTTAGTCTCCGTCTGGGACTTTGCCGTTGGTCTTGGATGGTGTGTGTGCTTCTGCTGCAGTGGGAAGAGCTGGGGACACTGCCAGCTTCCACTCTGAGACCTTTGTCATTTTCTCGTGCTGTGGCTTGTGCTGGGCTCACCATGGTGGTTCATCTGCTGCCCTTGATGAGAGCTGTCTATGCTTCTGCTATCAGCTGCAACACAAGGGCAACTCTTCGAGATGGTGGATGTCTGGGTCTTGAGTGTCTCATGATCCCACAGGCTAGCCCCGTATCTTAGTCACCTCGTATCTTAGTCactgttttgttgctgtgaaaaggcaccgtgaccaaggcaactcctacaaagaaaaatatttgagtgcttgcttacagtttcagaggcttagtctgttatcatcatggcagagagcatgggggcaggcaggcaggcagacaggcagggtgctggagaaggaactgagagctacatcctgatctgcaagtggggagggaggagagacagagaagggggaggggcaaggggatagggagggagagggaaaggaggacagagagagacagatagatacagaggcaaagagaaacagagagacagagacaaggagagacagacagagaaatagagacagagagaggcaaaaagacagagagacagagacagctatcttgggcctggcatgggctttggaaacctcaaagtgACACACTCTTTCTACCAAAGCCACACTCATTCCACCATGGCCACACCTTtcaatccttctcaaacagtgtcactccctggcGACTATgcattcaagtatatgagcctatggaagccattcttattcaacccACCACCCCAGGCTAGTTCCCAGAGCAGCCAAGGAGCCATTCCAGAGTCTAAGCACTTTTCAAGTCTCCCACATCAATTTAGTCTCATGCAACTGGCCAAATGGTCTCAAGGCTGAGCCCCAAGTCATTGTGGTAGAATTCTATTTCTAAGGCACTCACAGAGGGACCATGAAACACACTAGGGCCATTCCTGTGGTCACCAAATCTAGGTCTAATGCTAAGAGGAGCAATCGCAGTAGGTATGAGTAGGAGTGGGGTTCATGTCAGAATACAAATGGGGCTTCTGGGTGACTCGTAACACCATGCTGAGGAACTAGAGTGTGACCTGTCCTCTATACTCCCCATGCGAGACTCAAAAGAGAGGGGGCCAGTGGGCGACTGATCCAGCCTCTGACCCCACCACCTTCATCCATGCACGGCTCCAGAACCCCTGCTTGTCATCCCAGCCTCTGCGCTGAGGCTCCTCTGTGACATTTTCTCCAGAGTTGCCCATGTCTCGGATCTTTCAGGCGTATAAGAGGAAGACCGAAGCTGCCAAGAAGGAGTACCTGAAAGCCTTGGCGGCCTACAGAGCTAGCCTCGTGTCCAAGGTAACACAATCCCCGGGCAAGGCCCCGATGAGAGTGAGCCACTGGAGGGATAGGGTGAAGGCCGGGACTACTAGGAACAATGGGTACCACAGACCTCAGAGGCGACCAGTGGTACCTGTGGGTCAAACACCTTGGGAGCGCCTCCAGTGCGGCAGGCTTTATGTGTAGTTCATTTTTTTACTTCCTTTCCAGCAGGAAGGGCTAGCACGCAGGGGCCTCAGCAGTGGGTGTGGGATTGGCCATTTGAGTGGCTGTTATAGGATCAGACCCAGCTTTGCTGTCTTAACTCCTGACCACGCCCACTGCCTCTCTCTGTTCACACCAGAAGCACAGAGGCAAGGTCTGTGGTCCAAAAGGAGGCAGAGTATTTTCCTGGAGGTTGCCACAGGGAAATAACACCCCGGTGGGGCTGTAAAGGGTGCTTACAATGTGGAGGGAACTGTCTGGGAGGGTGGGAGCGAGCACCCATAACAGAGCACGACTCTTTGCCGGCGTTGGTCTTGATGCCAGGGTGAGAACAGTGACATGGGTACAATGGAACGGAGCCCACGTGAGGGTAATGGTGGGGTGGGTGCAGAGTGGCAACTGTCTGAAGTTCCCTGCATAGTTACAGCGCATTAGTTTACATCCTGTCCCTTAACGTGACATTGAACCACCCAGAGGCCTCACAGGCTGCAGACCCAATGATTGGAGAGTCCTGGTTCTAACTTATCCCTGGTTTGTCCCCGGCTTCCATCTTCCTCCAGAGCCCCCCGGACCAAGGCGAGGCCAAGAACGCTCAGGCAAACCCACCAGCCAAAATGCTTCCACCCAAGCAGCCCATGTACGCCATGCCCGGCCTGGCTTCCTTCCTGACGCCCTCCGACCTGCAGGCTTTCCGCAGCGCAGCCTCTCCTGCCAGCCTCGCCAGAACGCTGGGCTCCAAGGCCCTGCTGCCAGGCCTCAgcacctccccaccaccaccctccttccctctcagCCCCTCCTTGCACCAGCAGCTGCCACTGCCACCCCACGCGCAGGGTACCCTCCTCAGCCCGCCTCTCAGCATGTCCCCAGCCCCGCAGCCTCCTGTCCTGCCTGCCCCCATGGCACTCCAGGTGCAGCTGGCGATGAGCCCCTCGCCTCCAGGGCCACAGGTAAGCAGGACCAAGCGACAGCTTCCTGTGACTCTCACCAAAAGGGAAGGCAGCTGGGGAGCTCATATAAGGGCCAGGTCACTCATCAACTGTGCAACCTCAGCCATGGCACTGTACCTCTCCGAGACTCAGTTTTCAGTCCTCTGAAATGGGTCTAAAACACCTACCTGGAGAGACACTGGCTCTCTCATGAAGTTGACTAGTTGCCAGCTAAGCCTTTTTCCAGAACCTTCTCTTAGCCTCGTACTTAAACTTCTCAGCCCAAGGCACTGACACTACAGCGACCTCTGCCAGATTTCCTAATTCCTATCAATCTCCAAAGGCCTAGCCTCCAGGGATAGTTCCACAAATGGTTCTAAGGCATGCATGCAACCCTGTGACTCCGTTTTACAgattgggaaactgaggcccagtaAAAGAAAGAACCCAAAGACGAAGTCACCCCCTGACTCAGCTAAAACAGGGGTCGAATTTTCGTTttcagtctttattttttttcccctttgtcatGCTAGGGGTGGACCCCAGAGGCTCACACATGCTGTGCTAGGCAGATACCCCATCACTGAGCCACACAGTCAGCTCAGATTGAATCACCCCAAAGATGCTCTAccagggagaagcaggaggaggcagAGTGGCCATTCTGTGTGGGCCTAGGAAATGTCTCTGAAGTGTAGGCACCCTCAGACACACAACGACCCGACCCGTGCCAGCTGCCAGAGaggcctcccctcctctcccctctgctcACCACCCCCTCCTTCCCCTGTAGGACTTTCCACACATCTCTGACTTCCCCAGTGGCTCTGGCTCCCGCTCACCTGGCCCATCCAACCCTTCCAGCAGCGGGGACTGGGATGGGAGTTACCCCAGTGGGGAGCGCGGCCTCGGCACCTGCAGGTCAGTCCTCCCCAGACCCCCTTCGCTGTCCATTCCCGATAAGGGGTAGGAGTGGCCAGGAGGACAGGGAGAccctgggggtgggaggtgggatgtggaatagtcaCTGTCAGCCATCCTGTGGATACTTAAGAGTACAAGGAACAACACAGAGCAAAGCAAGtccctgggggtgggagggtgcgGCCAAGAGGCcatttgggaaactgaggctggcctTGGTTCGGGCCTTTTCTCCTATAGAGAGTGGGGCGTGAGTATGTAGCATGTGGTATCCACCTCCATCACCGGGCAGTGTCCCCCATCCCTGGCCACCAGCCTTTCAGCATGGGCTCCTCACTTTGCCCAGCCTGCTAGCCTAGCACTGCACACGCCCTGCTCTTGCTTCTACCTCGTACCTTCTAGGGCAAGCCTCTGTAGGTGCACAGACTCGGGTAGGCAGTGGTTCCCTTCAGAACCAAGCAGGCACAGGCTGTCCTCCAATCCTTCCCCTTCCCAAGAGTCAGGGGCCCAGGAGGAATAGGTATGTTATATGTGAACGTCCTAAGGCCCTTCTTCCCCCAGTGAGGACGTTTGATCCACAAGAACCTATTCTAGTTTTTCTTAAAACTATGAACTAGTTTTTCCTGTTAAAGGTGTAGTCTtccttcctatgtagcccaggctagctttgaacccatgatcctcctgcctcatcctcctgcaGGTAGGTGTCACCATAGCTGGCTAGCCCTGTGGCTGTATTCTAAAGACAGAAGGGTGGCTGTAATTGTTTAACATGTACAAATGATGATGCTGTGATTAAAAGCAGAGAGGGTGGGGGTTCTGGGATGGATCTCActtgggagagtgcttgcctagaatgcttgaagccctgggtttgactccccaGCACCACCTAAACCTGGTATGGTGATACATACCTAGAATCCCAGGACCTGGGCTGGAGGGTGGGATGtaagcaggagaatcagaagttctaggtcatcctcaactacactgaaagttcaaggccagcccgagATACATACATTTCTGTCCCCAAAATAACACAAAAGACATTATGCAAATTTAAAAACTAGATGGTCCCTAGTGGAAAGCCAAGATGGGTGTTTGTTTCGGCTTAATGGGACTCCCACCTTCAACTTTAGAAGAGAGCTAATTAGAGCGAGGGACACAGGACCAGGGTGGGCTCCAGTAGCTGACAGCCCCTACTCTCTCCTGCAGCCTGCTCCCCAGGGATAAATCGCTCTACCTCACCTAATCccgcctcccctccctccctgaggCTCTCCGGAGGGCACTGCTCCGAGCAGGAAGGGCTGACCACAGGAAAGAGgccatggcagcaggcagggtgACCGGCCAGCGAGAGCAGTGACACACCTATGCCCCAGGGCTGAGTCTCTCCCTCGACCTCCCACCAGACTCTGCAGAAGCAGCCCACCGCCCACCACCAGCCCAAAGAACCTGCAGGAACCTTCTGCCCGCTGACCTGCTTGCTCCAGGGTAGCTGTGGATCCCGCTCCTTGGCCTGCACACAGTCCCCTGCGTCTGGACTTCCGGCCCCAGCCCAAGCTCACCAGGCTGCCCCCTTCGAGGTTGCTTAGCAACAGACACCCACCCCTGATGCTGGGCCAGCCACAGGTGTGCTCTCAGTGTACACAAAGATGCTGAAACTCATGCTGTGGGTTCCGTGTAAGTAGTTCACTGTTTTAGAACTGTGCTGAAGACATCTGTAAGATTATTCTGTGGGGAGAAGGAAACTTTCCTTTAAGGTTAAAAAAACTTTTATAATACCTTTGGCCcattgtttttttaagttttatcttAAGGGAGACATGTGCACAAGCAACTGTCAAACTGATTCTAatctgcacacagagagagaatgggaactTTTAAGCCACACCGAGGggcattcctcctcctcctcctcctcctcctcctcctcctcctcctcctcctcctcctcttcctcctcctcctcctcctcttcctcctcctcttcctcttcttcttcttcttctccttcttcttcctcttccccttcttccttttccttttccccatctttctcttctcttccccttcttccttttcctttccccatctttctcttcctcttcttcctctctttcctcttcttcctcctcctcctcttcctcctcttcttcctcttccccttcttccttttccttttccccatctttctcttcctcttcttcctctttcctcttcttcctcttcctcatctttctctccttcttcctcttttccttcttcctttttcttttcccaatcttcctctccttcctctccttcctcttcttccttttcttcctcttcttcctcttccccttctttcacttcctctttcccatcttcctcttcttccctttatcttttccctcttcttcttcctcttcctgctcttctttctctttttcgtTTCTGTTTTACTCATATATCCACCTATTTAAAATTGTCAGTGATGATTTTGGTTATCTATTTATGAAGAAAAATTGAGAACAGCATTGTGGTTTCTCCTTAACATGTGTGTGGTTcggggtttgggtttggtttagGCTTTGGTTCTTGTTGTTCGCAGCTGTCTCCTGGCCCCTACAATGTCTGTCCTGGTGCCCCAGTGCTTCGCTAAGACCTCTTTGTAATAAAACTTCTGAAAAGTGGCAAGCAACCTGTGTCTCCCTGCACTTCCTCACCCAGGCCTGATTACCCATTTCCAATGCCAGATAAGGAAATAACAAATAAAGGACGTGGTATACCATTGTCCCTGGTGACATAGATACAAAAACTTGCCATAAAGTTTTTCAAATAGAATTCAAGAACATATTATGTGTTATCAAACTCCATGACCAAGTTGGTTTCATTCCATGGCTGTAAGATTGGCCCTGCATAGAAGCCAGGCCTGGACTCCTGAAGGGACATGGGGCGGTGGCTTCACCAGGTTAGCCTATCTCCTGAGGGGAGACTCAGAGCAAAGTCCTGCCAGTCACTTCACCAGCACGAGAGTGTATTTATGGGGCGAAAATGCATGCCTGACCTTAGCTATGGTGTGGACAGAAGGATATTAAAAAACTCTTTTATTTTGTGGCACAGAGTAAATGCTCAGTAAATCTGTGTTAAAGGGATAGAGGCTGTCATAACCAACAGTGTGAAGGTACGTGGGAGAGCCAACGTCGGGCTCTCCAGCCACAGGAAAACATTGATAGAATCCCAGGGACTAGAGAGGATCCCCAGATGTCAGTACGTCCTGGAAAACGCTGGTGTTTTAATACGCACAGTCGGATCTCGTATGATTTCACTGTGATGCTGGTGATATATCTCGGTGTAGAGAGTTTGTCTAGCGTAACAAATGTCCTAGGTTCCAGTCTCAGTTccatgtaaaaggaaaaaaaatgttaaagtgTCAAAGTAGGGAAGACTACACAGTGTGAACTCTAACATAACATCCCAGGGGAAAACGGAAGTGGGCCAGACCCATGGGCTCCTGGCGGTGATGACTGGGGCTCTAGGCATGAAGTTTCACCCCTCAGAAATACACACCAACAAGTCACAGTGGAGGCCCTGGGACAGGAccagttgttttgtttgtttgttttgttttgtacctTCCTTCAGGAAGCCTCCTTGCCCAGACACTCCTTAACCCAGGCTCCCTAGTAGCTGTTAAATGGTGAGGCTGAAAGGTAATAATTGTCACAGGGTGAAGTCTATGGGGAAGAGCAGCGGAAGCTTGGCAGGGAGGAGTGGGAGGCTCCTGTCACAGTACGGGAACAGCTCTTGGGATGGTTTTCCAGTGTCTGACCTGGCTGTCTGAGGAAGGGGCGTGCCCTGGTCTAGATGGAGGAGGCCCTCATTTACACCATCCTAAAAGCTCTCATTCTCCCAGTGGGCCACAGCCTTCATCCAGATGATGCCAGTGGGTACAGCCTTGCTGAGAGCGGTTTCCTCTCCAGAGGGCTTGTTGTACTTCTcctcagaaagagagaggggagagatagGAAAACCCTAATCGAACTAAATAAACCACCACACAGTCCAGTCAGCGCGGCCCCTCAGAGTGGAGCACAAACCTTTCTTGAAGCTACAGTTTCCTTTCTGTGTAGAACTCATGAGTGCCATGGTAATGGCTTCCATAGTAAATAACCACTCCTGCTTTTACAAGACACCACTAGACCAACAAAGATAGTCCCAAACCAGCACAGCCTGAGGCCAGCAGAGTTCAGCAAGGTGTGTATCCTCATCCCTGTTGTGCCTGGCTCTCGGGGTCATTGCAAGCATTTGCATGACTCTTGGGTACTAAGGTGAGTACCGACGGTCTCCATCCATTTGAACCACCATAGCAGAGTACAGAGATGGGCTCACCACCCAAGGCATCTTTGCTCACAGCTATGGAAGCTGGTAAGGCCAAGATACTGGGGAAGGCCAACTTCCCAGTCACAGACACCTGTTCCGTGGCCTTACATGGAAAAGGTCCAGCCAACCATTTTGGGTTTGTTAAGGTACAAATCCCAACAATGAGGACTTCATCTCTAGACCTAATGGTCTTCCACAAACCCTACATTCTATGACCTTGGGGCCTTCGATTccaacataataaataaatcttagaggcAGGGATATGGCGGGGAGGGCAGGCAAGTAGCACAAAATAGAGTGGGTATTGTTGATGTTCCCAAGGTGGTCTTTATTGGAAACATCCCTCCCCAGCTCAGGAATGTCAACTGTCCCCACCCTTGTCCAAGCAAGGGAAGGGAGCTAAGAATCCCCAGAACCGCCCATACCCAATGCCTCAGCCAATGGAGAAGCCCCACTGGGCTTGAGCAGCACCTTGAGCAGGATTGCAGCATCCTGGTCCTCCCTTAACTGCTGGCTTATTGCcccattcctctctccccttAAAACCTCGACTTAGCCACTCGGAGTGTCAACCAGACCCTACACCAGAGGTCCTGTGTGTTCCTACAGAAGCAGACTCAGGATGCTACCTGAGCTCATGGCCACAGTAAGGCCACATCCAGAATGTCTACACTACAATTATTTCTGCACATACAAATCCCAGCCCAAGCCTCACCCGCTGGCTGCCTCCACCACAGGGAGTGGTGTCCATTGCAGCCCACTCTGTTCTACGGTGATCATGGCCACACCCCATGGGACTCCACTTTGTGCTCTGCATCTCCTCATGTCCGTGGCATGAGCCAGGGACTCCCTCAGCTACAACACCTTCCACTGCCAGTCCCAGTCTATGGCTTAGACCTTAGAGCCATAGCCTGTCCTTAAGAACCCCTTGAACTGCTGCAAGCCCCTCACCCCCCACAACTCCAAgggtctcctcctctcctttcccagagCCAGTCTCCTGCTCAAGGCCCTCTGTTTACCCTTCCTCACAGCCTGGAGGAGACCCCAGCAGGAGACAGCTACTTCTACTGTATTCCTTTCCCACAAGAAGACAGGACAGGCCCTGAGATGGTCCGGTGACCTCTTCCTTCTGAAGGACCCTCCATGTAAGGCAACACACATGGGGAATGTCCAGAGTTCACAATGCTCAAACTCAATCTGCTCATTCATCAAGAATGTGAAACTGAGGGCCGCCACTCCACCTGCCCCCACTGGACCCCAGGGACACCGATCGGGAAGAGATACCAATTTGCTTCTAGTGACTTCAGGAGACACGAAC
This Rattus norvegicus strain BN/NHsdMcwi chromosome 3, GRCr8, whole genome shotgun sequence DNA region includes the following protein-coding sequences:
- the Tox2 gene encoding TOX high mobility group box family member 2 isoform X1, which encodes MDVRLYPSAPAVGARPGAEPAGLAHLDYYHCGKFDGDSAYVGMSDGNPELLSTSQTYNSQGESNEDYEIPPITPPNLPEPSLLHLGDHEAGYHSLCHGLAPNGLLPAYSYQAMDLPAIMVSNMLAQDGHLLSGQLPTIQEMVHSEVAAYDSGRPGPLLGRPAMLASHMSALSQSQLISQMGLRSGIAHSSPSPPGSKSATPSPSSSTQEEESDAHFKISGEKRPSTDPGKKAKNPKKKKKKDPNEPQKPVSAYALFFRDTQAAIKGQNPSATFGDVSKIVASMWDSLGEEQKQAYKRKTEAAKKEYLKALAAYRASLVSKSPPDQGEAKNAQANPPAKMLPPKQPMYAMPGLASFLTPSDLQAFRSAASPASLARTLGSKALLPGLSTSPPPPSFPLSPSLHQQLPLPPHAQGTLLSPPLSMSPAPQPPVLPAPMALQVQLAMSPSPPGPQDFPHISDFPSGSGSRSPGPSNPSSSGDWDGSYPSGERGLGTCSLLPRDKSLYLT
- the Tox2 gene encoding TOX high mobility group box family member 2 isoform X2, which codes for MSDGNPELLSTSQTYNSQGESNEDYEIPPITPPNLPEPSLLHLGDHEAGYHSLCHGLAPNGLLPAYSYQAMDLPAIMVSNMLAQDGHLLSGQLPTIQEMVHSEVAAYDSGRPGPLLGRPAMLASHMSALSQSQLISQMGLRSGIAHSSPSPPGSKSATPSPSSSTQEEESDAHFKISGEKRPSTDPGKKAKNPKKKKKKDPNEPQKPVSAYALFFRDTQAAIKGQNPSATFGDVSKIVASMWDSLGEEQKQAYKRKTEAAKKEYLKALAAYRASLVSKSPPDQGEAKNAQANPPAKMLPPKQPMYAMPGLASFLTPSDLQAFRSAASPASLARTLGSKALLPGLSTSPPPPSFPLSPSLHQQLPLPPHAQGTLLSPPLSMSPAPQPPVLPAPMALQVQLAMSPSPPGPQDFPHISDFPSGSGSRSPGPSNPSSSGDWDGSYPSGERGLGTCRLCRSSPPPTTSPKNLQEPSAR
- the Tox2 gene encoding TOX high mobility group box family member 2 isoform X3, with translation MSDGNPELLSTSQTYNSQGESNEDYEIPPITPPNLPEPSLLHLGDHEAGYHSLCHGLAPNGLLPAYSYQAMDLPAIMVSNMLAQDGHLLSGQLPTIQEMVHSEVAAYDSGRPGPLLGRPAMLASHMSALSQSQLISQMGLRSGIAHSSPSPPGSKSATPSPSSSTQEEESDAHFKISGEKRPSTDPGKKAKNPKKKKKKDPNEPQKPVSAYALFFRDTQAAIKGQNPSATFGDVSKIVASMWDSLGEEQKQAYKRKTEAAKKEYLKALAAYRASLVSKSPPDQGEAKNAQANPPAKMLPPKQPMYAMPGLASFLTPSDLQAFRSAASPASLARTLGSKALLPGLSTSPPPPSFPLSPSLHQQLPLPPHAQGTLLSPPLSMSPAPQPPVLPAPMALQVQLAMSPSPPGPQDFPHISDFPSGSGSRSPGPSNPSSSGDWDGSYPSGERGLGTCSLLPRDKSLYLT
- the Tox2 gene encoding TOX high mobility group box family member 2, whose amino-acid sequence is MDVRLYPSAPAVGARPGAEPAGLAHLDYYHCGKFDGDSAYVGMSDGNPELLSTSQTYNSQGESNEDYEIPPITPPNLPEPSLLHLGDHEAGYHSLCHGLAPNGLLPAYSYQAMDLPAIMVSNMLAQDGHLLSGQLPTIQEMVHSEVAAYDSGRPGPLLGRPAMLASHMSALSQSQLISQMGLRSGIAHSSPSPPGSKSATPSPSSSTQEEESDAHFKISGEKRPSTDPGKKAKNPKKKKKKDPNEPQKPVSAYALFFRDTQAAIKGQNPSATFGDVSKIVASMWDSLGEEQKQAYKRKTEAAKKEYLKALAAYRASLVSKSPPDQGEAKNAQANPPAKMLPPKQPMYAMPGLASFLTPSDLQAFRSAASPASLARTLGSKALLPGLSTSPPPPSFPLSPSLHQQLPLPPHAQGTLLSPPLSMSPAPQPPVLPAPMALQVQLAMSPSPPGPQDFPHISDFPSGSGSRSPGPSNPSSSGDWDGSYPSGERGLGTCRLCRSSPPPTTSPKNLQEPSAR